In the genome of Streptomyces violaceoruber, the window CCGCACCCTCGCCGCGGACGCCGCCCGCGCCCGTGACCTGGGCGCGACGGAACTGCGGCTGTACCACGCGGGGTTGGCGTCGGACGGAGACCTGGAGGAGGTGCGGGCGGGGCTCGCGGCCTTCGCGTAGGGTGCGGACGACGGTGTCGGGGCCGGTCGTCACCGACCGACCCCGCGAACCCTCGTCGCGCTCGCGCTCCGGAAGGGGATGCCCGTGGAACTCGCCCAGGTCCGCCTGCTGGTGACGGACTTCCCCGGCTGCTACCGCTACTACCGGGACGTCCTGGGGCTGAAGCCGCAGTTCGAGTCGGAGGACGGCCCGTACGCGAAGTTCACTCCCGACGGCGGGGCCGCGGGCATCGCGCTCCAGGACCGCGCGCAGATGGCCCGGGTACTGGGCGGACTCGCCGACGAACCGGCCGGCCACCGGGCCCTCGTCGTCCTGCGGGTCGACGACCTGGACCGCTACTGCGAGGAGATCACCGCGCGGGGAGCCGAGCTCGTCCACGGCCCCGCTCCCATGACGGACCGCATGCGGGTCGCCCACCTCGTGGATCCGGCGGGCAACCTCGTCGAACTCCAGGAGTGGCTGGCCCTACGCGGCTGACGGCGTCCGCCGGCCGGCAGGCCGCCGCGTGGCCGCCAGCACGGCCGCCGTGCCCAGCAGCACCGCCGCCACGACCGGCAGCAGCGGCCACAGACCGGCCGGCTCCACCAGGGCCGCCCCCGCAGCCAGACCGAGCACGTTCGGGGCGAAGACCAGGGAGTTGGC includes:
- a CDS encoding VOC family protein, with product MELAQVRLLVTDFPGCYRYYRDVLGLKPQFESEDGPYAKFTPDGGAAGIALQDRAQMARVLGGLADEPAGHRALVVLRVDDLDRYCEEITARGAELVHGPAPMTDRMRVAHLVDPAGNLVELQEWLALRG